In Aspergillus nidulans FGSC A4 chromosome IV, a single window of DNA contains:
- a CDS encoding uncharacterized protein (transcript_id=CADANIAT00000336), which produces MSNQPGAVKHADIQVLCVRYLEAGRLRGLYLPVEAFLDPASPERVLPGGVPKDLGGIYRRLLQQVEDKEQLASILQWAVLAARPMTVNELAVAADIKASDTLTPAEILNGRLASYINIDYNT; this is translated from the exons ATGTCGAACCAACCAGGAGCTGTGAAACATGCCGATATTCAAGTGCTCTGCGTCAGATATCTCGAAGCTGGGCGCTTAAGGGGG CTTTATTTGCCTGTGGAAGCTTTTCTTGATCCTGCTTCGCCAGAGCGGGTCTTGCCAGGTGGTGTGCCCAAAGACCTTGGTGGAATCTATCGGCGATTGCTCCAGCAGGTTGAAGACAAAGAACAACTGGCCTCCATTCTTCAATGGGCCGTTCTCGCTGCTCGACCCATGACAGTGAACGAACTGGCAGTGGCAGCGGATATCAAGGCGTCTGATACCCTGACGCCAGCAGAAATCCTGAACGGCAGACTCGCATCTT ATATTAATATTGATTACAACACTTAG